One Streptococcus sp. DTU_2020_1001019_1_SI_AUS_MUR_006 DNA window includes the following coding sequences:
- the codY gene encoding GTP-sensing pleiotropic transcriptional regulator CodY — MAHLLEKTRKITSILKRAEEKLQDDLPYNAITRQLADIIDCNACIVNSKGRLLGYFMRYKTNTDRVEQFFQTKIFPDDYVQGANMIYDTEANLTVDHELSIFPVESRSDFPEGLTTIAPIHVSGIRLGSLIIWRNDKKFEDEDLILVEIASTVVGIQLLNFQREEDEKNIRRRTAVTMAVNTLSYSELRAVSAILSELNGNEGQLTASVIADRIGITRSVIVNALRKLESAGIIESRSLGMKGTYLKVLIPDIFEEVKKRDY, encoded by the coding sequence ATGGCACATTTATTAGAAAAAACGAGAAAAATTACGTCTATCCTGAAGCGTGCGGAGGAGAAATTACAAGATGATCTTCCATATAATGCCATCACACGCCAATTAGCGGATATTATTGATTGCAACGCTTGTATTGTTAACAGCAAGGGGCGCCTCCTTGGCTATTTTATGCGTTACAAAACCAATACAGATCGCGTAGAGCAGTTCTTCCAAACTAAGATTTTCCCGGATGACTATGTACAAGGTGCAAACATGATTTACGATACAGAAGCAAATCTGACTGTAGATCACGAATTAAGCATCTTTCCAGTTGAGAGTCGTTCTGATTTTCCAGAAGGTTTGACAACAATTGCTCCAATCCATGTTTCTGGGATTCGTTTGGGTTCTTTGATTATTTGGCGAAATGACAAGAAATTCGAAGATGAGGATTTGATTCTTGTTGAGATTGCTAGTACGGTGGTTGGTATTCAGCTTTTGAACTTCCAACGTGAAGAAGACGAGAAAAATATCCGTCGTCGTACAGCCGTAACGATGGCAGTCAACACTCTTTCTTACTCTGAGTTACGAGCAGTGTCAGCTATTTTGAGTGAATTGAATGGCAATGAAGGACAGTTAACTGCGTCAGTCATTGCAGACCGTATCGGTATTACGCGTTCTGTGATTGTCAATGCCCTTCGAAAACTCGAATCAGCAGGAATTATTGAAAGTCGTTCACTGGGGATGAAGGGAACTTATCTTAAGGTCTTGATTCCAGACATCTTTGAAGAAGTGAAAAAGAGGGACTATTAA
- a CDS encoding DEAD/DEAH box helicase, with translation MKFNEFNLSADLLAEVDKAGFVEASPIQEQTIPLALEGKDVIGQAQTGTGKTAAFGLPTLEKIRTEEETIQALVIAPTRELAVQSQEELFRFGRSKGVKVRSVYGGSSIEKQIKALKSGAHIVVGTPGRLLDLIKRKALKLQDIETLILDEADEMLNMGFLEDIEAIISRVPENRQTLLFSATMPDAIKRIGVQFMNEPEHVKIAAKELTTELVDQYYIRVKEQEKFDTMTRLMDVDQPELSIVFGRTKRRVDELTRGLKIRGFRAEGIHGDLDQNKRLRVLRDFKNGNLDVLVATDVAARGLDISGVTHVYNYDIPQDPESYVHRIGRTGRAGKSGQSITFVSPNEMGYLQIIENLTKKRMKGLKPASAEEAFQAKKHVALKKIERDFADETVRGNFDKFAKDARKLAAEFSPEELAMYILSLTVQDPDSLPEVEIAREKPLPFKPSGNGFGGKGKGGRRGDDRRDRERRRDNRRGERRDDFKKGSRKNDRFDKEKRYRKDNKKPRTTSSEKKTGFVIRNKGDK, from the coding sequence GTGAAATTTAATGAATTTAACTTGTCTGCTGACCTTTTAGCAGAAGTCGATAAAGCAGGATTTGTGGAAGCAAGTCCTATCCAAGAGCAAACTATTCCTTTGGCTCTTGAAGGAAAAGATGTTATCGGACAAGCCCAAACTGGTACAGGAAAAACTGCTGCCTTTGGCTTGCCAACCCTTGAAAAGATTCGTACAGAAGAAGAAACCATTCAAGCTTTGGTCATTGCACCAACCCGTGAACTAGCTGTGCAAAGTCAGGAAGAACTCTTCCGCTTTGGTCGAAGCAAGGGTGTAAAAGTCCGTTCTGTTTATGGTGGTTCAAGTATTGAAAAACAAATCAAGGCTCTTAAATCTGGTGCCCATATCGTGGTGGGAACACCAGGAAGACTTCTTGACCTGATTAAACGAAAGGCTTTGAAATTGCAGGACATTGAAACTCTCATCCTTGACGAAGCAGATGAGATGCTCAACATGGGATTCCTTGAAGACATCGAAGCCATCATCTCTCGTGTACCGGAAAATCGTCAAACTTTGCTCTTTTCAGCAACTATGCCAGATGCTATCAAACGTATTGGTGTTCAGTTCATGAATGAACCTGAGCATGTGAAGATTGCTGCTAAAGAATTAACAACAGAACTGGTAGACCAGTACTATATCCGGGTCAAGGAACAAGAAAAATTTGACACCATGACTCGTCTTATGGATGTTGATCAACCTGAGTTGTCAATCGTTTTTGGTCGTACAAAACGTCGTGTAGACGAGTTAACTCGTGGGCTTAAAATCCGTGGTTTCCGTGCAGAAGGTATTCATGGAGATTTGGATCAAAACAAACGTCTTCGTGTCCTTCGTGATTTTAAAAACGGTAATCTGGATGTTCTAGTTGCGACGGACGTTGCAGCGCGTGGCTTGGATATTTCAGGTGTGACCCATGTCTACAACTACGATATTCCACAAGATCCTGAAAGTTATGTTCACCGTATCGGGCGTACAGGTCGTGCTGGTAAGTCAGGTCAGTCTATTACCTTCGTTTCACCTAATGAAATGGGTTACCTCCAAATCATCGAGAACTTGACAAAGAAACGCATGAAAGGTCTCAAACCTGCAAGTGCAGAAGAAGCCTTCCAAGCTAAAAAGCATGTTGCACTTAAGAAAATTGAACGTGACTTTGCCGATGAGACTGTTCGTGGTAACTTTGATAAATTCGCAAAAGATGCCCGTAAATTGGCAGCTGAATTCAGCCCAGAAGAATTGGCAATGTACATCCTAAGTTTGACAGTTCAGGATCCAGATAGTCTTCCAGAAGTTGAAATTGCGCGTGAGAAACCACTGCCATTTAAACCATCAGGTAATGGCTTCGGTGGTAAAGGTAAGGGAGGTCGTCGTGGAGATGACCGTCGTGATCGTGAACGCCGTCGTGACAATCGTCGTGGTGAACGTCGGGATGATTTCAAAAAAGGCAGTCGCAAAAACGACCGCTTCGATAAGGAAAAACGTTACCGTAAGGACAACAAAAAACCTCGCACAACATCTAGCGAAAAGAAAACAGGCTTCGTTATTCGTAACAAGGGTGATAAATAA
- a CDS encoding isochorismatase family cysteine hydrolase — MAKALISIDYTEDFVAEHGKLTAGAPAQAISEAINQVTRLAFDRGDYIFFTIDAHEENDVFHPESKLFPPHNLIGTSGRNLYGKLAEFYQEYAGDSRVFWMDKRHYSAFSGTDLDIRLRERRVDTVILTGVLTDICVLHTAIDAYNLGYQIEVVKPAVASIWPENHQFALGHFKNTLGVELLDENLVEIKE, encoded by the coding sequence ATGGCTAAGGCTTTAATTTCGATTGACTATACAGAAGATTTTGTAGCGGAACATGGAAAATTGACAGCTGGAGCTCCCGCTCAAGCTATATCAGAAGCGATCAATCAGGTGACTAGATTAGCATTTGACCGTGGAGATTATATTTTCTTTACCATTGATGCTCATGAGGAAAATGATGTCTTTCATCCAGAAAGTAAACTATTTCCCCCTCATAATCTGATTGGGACTAGCGGGCGTAATCTATATGGTAAGTTAGCCGAGTTCTATCAGGAATATGCTGGCGATAGTCGTGTTTTCTGGATGGACAAACGTCACTATTCGGCTTTTTCTGGCACTGATTTAGATATTCGTTTGAGAGAGCGTCGCGTGGATACAGTCATCTTAACAGGTGTTCTGACAGATATCTGTGTATTGCATACGGCTATCGATGCCTATAATCTGGGTTATCAGATAGAAGTTGTCAAGCCAGCAGTCGCATCCATTTGGCCTGAAAACCATCAGTTTGCACTTGGACATTTTAAGAATACATTAGGAGTGGAACTCCTTGATGAAAACCTAGTTGAAATCAAAGAATAA
- a CDS encoding Xaa-Pro peptidase family protein has product MSKLQQIVTYLESEKLDVAVVSDPVTINYLTGFYSDPHERQMFLFVLADQEPLLFVPALEVERATSTVSFPVVGYVDSENPWKKIQNALPQIDFKRVAVEFDNLILTKYHGLKSVFETAEFENLTPLIQRMRLIKSADEVQKMMVAGVYADKSVKVGFDNISLDNTETDIIAQIDFAMKREGYEMSFDTMVLTGDNAANPHGIPGANKVENNALLLFDLGVMVNGYASDMTRTVAVGKPDQFKKDIYNLTLEAQQAALDFIKPGVTAHEVDRAAREVIEKAGYGEYFNHRLGHGIGMDVHEFPSIMEGNNMIIEEGMCFSVEPGIYIPGKVGVRIEDCGVVTKDGFDLFTSTSKDLLYFD; this is encoded by the coding sequence ATGTCTAAATTACAACAAATTGTAACATATCTCGAATCTGAAAAGTTAGACGTCGCAGTCGTATCTGACCCCGTCACTATCAATTACCTCACTGGTTTTTACAGTGATCCACACGAACGCCAAATGTTCCTCTTTGTCCTTGCTGACCAGGAACCACTCCTCTTTGTTCCAGCTCTTGAAGTTGAGCGCGCAACTAGCACTGTCTCTTTTCCAGTCGTTGGTTATGTGGACTCTGAAAACCCTTGGAAAAAAATCCAAAACGCCTTACCACAGATTGATTTCAAACGTGTCGCAGTTGAGTTTGATAATCTCATCTTAACTAAATACCACGGTTTGAAATCTGTCTTTGAAACTGCTGAGTTTGAGAACTTAACTCCATTAATCCAACGCATGCGCTTGATCAAATCAGCTGACGAAGTACAAAAGATGATGGTAGCAGGTGTCTATGCAGACAAGTCTGTTAAAGTTGGTTTTGACAATATCTCTCTTGATAATACGGAAACTGATATCATTGCACAGATTGATTTTGCCATGAAACGCGAAGGCTATGAGATGAGTTTTGATACTATGGTTTTGACAGGTGATAACGCTGCAAATCCACACGGTATTCCTGGAGCTAACAAGGTTGAAAACAATGCCCTTCTCCTCTTTGACCTCGGTGTAATGGTGAATGGTTATGCATCAGATATGACTCGTACAGTCGCTGTTGGTAAACCTGACCAATTCAAGAAAGACATTTACAACTTGACTCTTGAAGCCCAACAAGCTGCCCTTGATTTTATCAAACCTGGTGTCACTGCGCATGAAGTAGACCGTGCTGCCCGTGAAGTTATCGAAAAAGCAGGTTATGGTGAGTACTTCAACCACCGTCTCGGTCATGGTATCGGTATGGATGTCCACGAATTCCCTTCAATCATGGAAGGAAACAACATGATTATCGAAGAAGGTATGTGCTTCTCAGTTGAGCCTGGTATCTATATCCCTGGTAAAGTCGGTGTCCGCATCGAAGACTGCGGTGTTGTAACCAAAGACGGCTTTGACCTCTTTACAAGTACCAGCAAAGATTTGCTTTACTTTGATTAA
- the murT gene encoding lipid II isoglutaminyl synthase subunit MurT, which yields MKLKTTFGLLAGRSSHFILSRLGRGSTLPGKLALQFDKDILQHLAKNYEIVVVTGTNGKTLTTALTVGILKEIYGQVLTNPSGANMITGITTTFLTAKSSKTGKNIAVLEIDEASLSHICDYIHPSLFVITNIFRDQMDRYGEIYTTYNMILDAIRKVPTATVLLNGDSPLFYKPVISNPVQYFGFDLEKGPAQLAHYNTEGILCPECHSILKYELNTYANLGAYICENCGCKRPNLDYRLTELVELTNNRSRFVIDGQEYGIQIGGLYNIYNALAAVAIARFLGAEPQLIKQGFDKSRAVFGRQETFHIGDKECTLVLIKNPVGATQAIEMIKLAPYPFSLSVLLNANYADGIDTSWIWDADFEQITDMDIPEINAGGVRHSEIARRLRVTGYPADKITETSSLEQVLKTIEAQDCKHAYILATYTAMLEFRELLANRQLVRKEMN from the coding sequence ATGAAATTAAAAACTACTTTTGGGCTCCTTGCTGGACGTTCTTCTCACTTTATTTTGAGTCGTCTCGGACGTGGAAGTACGCTCCCAGGGAAACTTGCCCTCCAATTTGATAAAGATATTTTACAACATTTAGCAAAGAATTACGAGATTGTTGTGGTAACTGGAACCAATGGAAAAACCTTGACAACCGCTCTCACTGTCGGTATCCTAAAGGAAATTTATGGTCAAGTTTTAACTAATCCTAGTGGTGCCAACATGATAACAGGAATCACGACTACTTTCTTGACTGCAAAATCTTCAAAAACTGGAAAAAATATTGCAGTTCTTGAAATCGACGAAGCTAGTCTCTCACATATCTGTGACTACATCCATCCTAGTCTTTTCGTTATCACCAATATTTTCCGCGATCAGATGGACCGATACGGTGAGATCTATACGACCTATAACATGATTTTGGATGCTATTCGAAAAGTTCCTACTGCTACTGTTCTGCTAAACGGTGATAGTCCGCTTTTCTACAAGCCTGTAATTTCAAATCCTGTTCAGTATTTTGGTTTTGATCTAGAAAAAGGTCCAGCGCAACTTGCTCACTACAATACTGAAGGTATTCTCTGCCCTGAATGTCATAGCATTCTTAAGTACGAGCTCAATACCTATGCCAACTTGGGTGCCTACATCTGTGAAAATTGTGGATGCAAGCGTCCTAACTTGGATTACCGTCTGACAGAATTGGTTGAGTTAACAAACAATCGCTCTCGCTTTGTCATCGACGGCCAAGAATACGGTATTCAAATTGGCGGACTCTACAATATCTACAATGCTCTGGCTGCTGTCGCTATTGCCCGCTTCCTCGGAGCTGAGCCACAACTAATCAAGCAAGGATTTGACAAGAGTCGCGCAGTTTTTGGACGACAAGAAACCTTCCATATCGGTGACAAGGAATGCACACTGGTTCTCATCAAGAATCCTGTCGGTGCTACACAAGCTATTGAAATGATTAAGCTAGCTCCTTACCCATTTAGTCTATCTGTTCTTCTCAATGCTAACTATGCTGACGGTATTGATACCAGCTGGATCTGGGATGCGGATTTTGAACAGATAACTGACATGGATATCCCAGAAATCAACGCCGGTGGCGTTCGTCATTCTGAAATCGCTCGTCGTCTTCGAGTAACTGGTTATCCAGCTGATAAAATCACTGAAACAAGTAGTCTGGAACAAGTTCTTAAAACGATTGAAGCCCAAGACTGCAAACATGCTTATATCCTTGCGACTTATACTGCTATGCTGGAATTCCGAGAACTACTAGCCAATCGTCAGCTTGTTAGAAAGGAGATGAACTAA
- a CDS encoding GNAT family N-acetyltransferase produces the protein MKSIGTKTLHTERLLLRRFCETDAQAMFENWASSLDNLTYVTWDPHPNVDFTKNSIRTWVASYDNPNYYKWAISLKENPEYVIGDISLVSVDEENSSCEIGYILGMDYWGRGLMTEALKAVLSYCLDEIGFEEVDACYVSLNPASGRVMEKAGMTCWKTIPNAVERKGYIADKIYYQIKK, from the coding sequence ATGAAATCCATAGGTACAAAGACATTACATACTGAACGGTTGCTATTGCGACGCTTTTGTGAAACTGATGCTCAAGCCATGTTTGAAAATTGGGCTTCTAGTCTAGATAATCTAACCTATGTTACTTGGGATCCTCATCCAAATGTTGATTTTACAAAGAACTCAATAAGAACTTGGGTAGCATCCTATGACAATCCAAATTACTACAAATGGGCCATTAGTCTCAAAGAAAATCCAGAATATGTCATTGGAGATATTAGTCTGGTCAGTGTGGATGAAGAAAACTCTAGCTGTGAGATTGGATATATCTTAGGGATGGACTACTGGGGACGAGGACTCATGACAGAAGCCTTGAAGGCAGTTTTATCATACTGTCTAGATGAGATTGGATTTGAAGAGGTTGATGCTTGCTATGTAAGTCTAAACCCAGCATCTGGTCGTGTTATGGAAAAGGCGGGTATGACTTGTTGGAAGACGATCCCAAATGCAGTTGAACGAAAAGGTTATATAGCTGATAAAATTTATTATCAAATCAAAAAATAA
- the gatD gene encoding lipid II isoglutaminyl synthase subunit GatD has protein sequence MVYTSLSSKDGNYPYQLNIAHLYGNLMNTYGDNGNILMLKYVAEKLGAHVTVDIVSLHDDFDENHYDIAFFGGGQDFEQSIIAGDLPAKKESIGNFIQNDGVVLAICGGFQLLGQYYIEASGRRIEGLGVMGHYTLNQTNNRFIGDIKIHNEEFDETYYGFENHQGRTFLSDDQKPLGQVVYGNGNNEEKIGEGVHYRNVFGSYFHGPILSRNANLAYRLVTLALKKKYGQDLVLPAYEDILNQEVAEEYSDVKSKAEFN, from the coding sequence ATGGTTTATACTTCACTTTCCTCAAAAGACGGCAACTATCCTTACCAGCTAAATATCGCCCACCTCTATGGTAACCTCATGAATACCTACGGAGATAACGGGAATATCCTTATGCTCAAGTATGTAGCTGAAAAGCTGGGTGCTCATGTTACAGTTGACATCGTTTCTCTCCACGATGATTTCGATGAAAATCACTACGACATCGCCTTTTTCGGCGGTGGTCAAGACTTTGAACAAAGCATCATTGCTGGTGATTTGCCTGCTAAAAAAGAAAGCATTGGCAACTTTATCCAAAATGATGGTGTCGTCCTAGCTATCTGTGGCGGTTTCCAATTACTGGGTCAATACTATATCGAAGCTTCTGGAAGACGTATCGAAGGTCTAGGTGTCATGGGACACTACACACTCAACCAAACCAACAACCGCTTTATCGGTGACATTAAAATTCATAATGAAGAATTCGATGAAACCTATTATGGTTTTGAAAATCATCAAGGCCGTACCTTCCTCTCAGATGACCAAAAACCGCTCGGTCAGGTTGTTTACGGAAATGGAAATAATGAAGAAAAAATCGGTGAAGGTGTTCACTATAGAAATGTTTTCGGTTCTTATTTCCACGGACCTATTTTATCCCGTAATGCAAACTTAGCCTATCGCTTAGTAACCCTTGCCCTCAAAAAGAAATACGGTCAGGATCTTGTCCTTCCGGCTTACGAGGACATTCTCAATCAAGAAGTCGCTGAAGAATACAGCGATGTGAAAAGTAAGGCAGAATTCAACTAA
- a CDS encoding FAD-containing oxidoreductase, protein MLTYDLIVIGFGKAGKTLAAKLASAGKKVALIERNKAMYGGTCINIGCIPTKTLLVAAEKDLSFDEVMATKNTITSRLNGKNYATIAGTGVDIIDAEAHFVSNKVIEIQAGDEKQELTAETIVINTGAISNVLPIPGLATSKNVFDSTGIQNLEQLPEKLGILGGGNIGLEFAGLYNKLGSKVTVLDAMDTFLPRAEPSIAALAKQYMEEDGIELLQNIHTTEIKNDGDQVLVVTENETYRFDALLYATGRKPNVEPLQLENTDIELTERGAIKVDKHCQTNVPGVFAVGDVNGGLQFTYISLDDFRVVYSYLAGDGSYTLEDRLNVPNTMFITPALSQVGLTESQAADLKLPYAVKEIPVAAMPRGHVNGDLRGAFKAIVNTETKEILGATIFSEGSQEIINIITVAMDNKIPYTYFTKQIFTHPTLAENLNDLFAI, encoded by the coding sequence ATGTTAACATACGATTTAATTGTTATTGGATTTGGTAAGGCAGGTAAAACTCTGGCTGCTAAGCTGGCTTCTGCTGGAAAAAAAGTTGCCCTTATCGAGCGCAACAAGGCTATGTACGGTGGAACTTGTATCAACATCGGTTGTATTCCAACCAAAACCTTGTTAGTTGCTGCAGAAAAGGACTTGTCATTTGACGAGGTTATGGCAACAAAAAATACGATTACCAGTCGTCTCAATGGTAAAAACTACGCTACGATCGCTGGTACTGGAGTTGATATCATTGATGCCGAAGCTCACTTTGTTTCAAACAAGGTAATCGAAATTCAAGCAGGTGACGAAAAACAAGAACTAACAGCTGAAACAATTGTTATCAACACTGGTGCTATTTCAAACGTTTTGCCAATTCCAGGTCTTGCGACTAGTAAGAATGTCTTTGACTCAACAGGTATCCAAAACTTGGAACAATTACCAGAAAAACTTGGAATTCTTGGTGGTGGTAATATCGGTCTTGAGTTTGCTGGTCTCTACAATAAACTCGGAAGCAAGGTAACAGTCTTAGATGCAATGGACACTTTCTTACCTCGTGCAGAACCTTCCATCGCAGCTCTTGCTAAACAATACATGGAAGAAGACGGCATCGAATTACTTCAAAACATCCATACTACTGAAATCAAAAACGATGGTGACCAAGTTCTTGTTGTGACTGAAAATGAAACCTATCGTTTCGATGCCCTTCTCTATGCAACAGGACGTAAACCAAATGTTGAACCACTTCAACTTGAAAATACAGATATTGAACTTACTGAACGTGGCGCTATTAAAGTAGACAAACATTGTCAAACAAACGTTCCTGGTGTCTTTGCAGTTGGAGATGTCAACGGTGGCCTTCAATTTACTTACATTTCACTTGATGACTTCCGTGTTGTCTACAGCTACCTTGCTGGTGATGGCAGCTACACACTTGAAGACCGTCTCAATGTACCAAACACCATGTTTATCACACCAGCACTTTCACAAGTTGGTTTGACTGAAAGCCAAGCAGCTGATTTGAAACTTCCATACGCTGTTAAGGAAATCCCTGTCGCTGCTATGCCTCGTGGTCACGTAAACGGAGACCTTCGTGGAGCATTCAAAGCTATTGTCAACACTGAAACTAAAGAAATTCTAGGTGCAACTATCTTTTCAGAAGGATCACAAGAAATCATCAATATCATTACTGTTGCTATGGACAACAAAATCCCATACACTTACTTCACAAAACAAATCTTCACTCACCCAACCTTGGCTGAGAACTTGAATGACTTGTTTGCGATTTAA